The genomic interval AGCCCGAGGTCGACTTCCCGGGTGGCGAGCCGCCGGCCGATCTGGAGATCAAGGACATCTGGGAGGGCGACGGCGAGGAGGCCAAGGCCGGCCAGTTCGTCTCCGTCCACTACGTGGGTGTCGCCTTCTCCACCGGCGAGGAGTTCGACGCCTCGTGGAACCGCGGCAAGCCGCTGCAGTTCCAGCTCGGTGCCGGCCAGGTCATCGCGGGCTGGGACAAGGGCGTGCAGGGCATGAAGGTCGGCGGCCGCCGCCAGCTGACCATCCCCGCGCACCTCGCCTACGGTGACCGCGGCGCCGGCGGCGGTGCGATCGCCCCCGGCGAGACGCTGATCTTCGTCTGCGACCTGGTCGCCGTCTGATCCCGCGCGTAGCAGCACGAGGGCCCGCACCGCGAGGTGCGGGCCCTCGCTTTTGTCCGGACACCCCGGGGCGGTACGGTCGAGCGTCGTAGAGCACGAGGGAAAGGGCGCCGATGGCGATTGCCAAGGCCGAGCGGCTGATGAACCTGGCGCTGTGTCTGCTGGGGACCCGGCGCCCGCT from Streptomyces drozdowiczii carries:
- a CDS encoding FKBP-type peptidyl-prolyl cis-trans isomerase; this translates as MSIDKPEVDFPGGEPPADLEIKDIWEGDGEEAKAGQFVSVHYVGVAFSTGEEFDASWNRGKPLQFQLGAGQVIAGWDKGVQGMKVGGRRQLTIPAHLAYGDRGAGGGAIAPGETLIFVCDLVAV